The following are from one region of the Coffea eugenioides isolate CCC68of chromosome 2, Ceug_1.0, whole genome shotgun sequence genome:
- the LOC113760670 gene encoding pentatricopeptide repeat-containing protein At4g18840, which produces MSAIFTSFSPPPPPPIISFTEMATSISELHQAHAYMLKTGLFQQPFAASRLMTAAATSSIDSLSYAHTIFTQTPQPNTYMYNTLIRGYATSPTPNVALFLFVKLLCDDQDLLPDKYTYTFVLKACACLCRVKHGKQIHGCVIKNGLSWDVYICNTLLHMYAKCGCFEVARHMLDRMPNRDVVSWNAVLSVYVEMGFVDLAFDFFSEMPVKNLESWNFMLSGYANSGLLDEARRVFDEMSVKDVVSWNALITGYANSGRYNEVLELFDDMQRARVKPNNHTLVTLLSACAGIGALEQGKWVHAYMDRNGIEVNGFLATALVDMYSKCGCIEKAVEVFDSASRKDVSTWNAMITGFSVHGFGEQALKVFSEMVENGFKPNDVTFVSLLSACSRAGLLFESHEIFGNMFSIYGIKPKIEHYGCLVDLLGRFGLLKEAEELVEKMPQKDVLIIWESLLSACRNHGNVELAEHIAGKLLELNPQDNAGYVQLSNIHASKGRWSDVVDIRRKMREKLVSKKPGGSVIEVDGVVHEFLAGEGMI; this is translated from the coding sequence ATGTCTGCAATCTTTACAAGCTTTTCTccaccaccaccgccaccaATCATCTCTTTCACGGAAATGGCCACTTCCATTTCAGAGCTCCATCAAGCTCATGCTTATATGCTCAAAACTGGTCTTTTCCAACAACCCTTTGCCGCCAGCCGCCTAATGACGGCTGCAGCCACCTCCTCTATTGACAGCCTCTCGTATGCCCACACTATATTTACCCAAACACCCCAACCAAACACATATATGTACAACACTCTGATACGTGGTTATGCTACTAGTCCTACTCCGAATGTGGCCCTGTTTTTGTTCGTTAAGTTGCTTTGTGATGATCAAGATTTGCTTCCAGACAAGTACACTTATACATTTGTTCTCAAAGCTTGTGCTTGTCTTTGCCGTGTTAAACATGGGAAACAAATTCATGGGTGTGTGATAAAAAATGGGCTTTCATGGGATGTTTATATATGCAATACTCTGCTCCATATGTATGCAAAATGCGGGTGCTTTGAAGTTGCACGCCATATGCTTGATAGAATGCCTAATAGGGATGTTGTTTCGTGGAATGCTGTGTTGAGTGTTTATGTAGAAATGGGGTTCGTGGACTTGGCATTTGACTTTTTCAGTGAGATGCCTGTGAAGAATTTGGAGTCTTGGAATTTTATGCTTTCAGGGTATGCGAATTCTGGACTTCTTGATGAGGCAAGGAGGGTTTTTGATGAAATGTCGGTGAAAGATGTTGTTTCTTGGAATGCATTGATCACCGGATATGCTAATTCTGGTAGGTATAATGAAGTCTTGGAGCTTTTTGATGATATGCAGAGAGCAAGAGTGAAACCTAATAATCATACACTGGTGACTTTACTGTCTGCTTGTGCTGGTATTGGAGCTTTGGAACAGGGCAAGTGGGTTCATGCTTACATGGATCGAAATGGGATAGAGGTCAATGGTTTTCTAGCTACTGCTCTTGTGGATATGTATTCAAAATGTGGGTGTATTGAGAAGGCTGTTGAAGTGTTTGATAGTGCATCAAGGAAGGATGTTAGTACTTGGAATGCGATGATTACAGGGTTCAGCGTCCATGGTTTTGGAGAACAGGCATTAAAGGTATTTTCTGAAATGGTTGAAAACGGTTTCAAACCTAATGACGTTACTTTTGTAAGTCTCTTATCAGCCTGCAGTCGCGCAGGTTTGTTATTTGAGAGTCATGAGATCTTTGGTAACATGTTTTCTATTTATGGaattaaacctaaaattgagcATTATGGTTGTCTGGTGGATTTACTTGGTCGATTTGGGTTGTTAAAGGAGGCAGAAGAACTTGTGGAGAAAATGCCACAGAAAGATGTGCTTATTATTTGGGAATCTCTTCTGAGTGCTTGCAGAAATCATGGTAATGTCGAGCTGGCAGAACATATCGCTGGGAAACTTTTAGAGTTGAATCCTCAAGACAATGCCGGTTATGTTCAGTTGTCAAATATTCATGCCTCCAAGGGACGATGGAGTGATGTTGTGGATATCAGAAGGAAGATGAGGGAAAAACTAGTCAGTAAGAAACCCGGTGGCAGTGTGATTGAAGTTGATGGAGTTGTTCATGAATTTTTAGCTGGTGAAGGAATGATTTGA
- the LOC113763210 gene encoding cytochrome P450 81E8-like, with amino-acid sequence MEGVWLYYLALAYILFFLGFKLLYKRSVPNLPPSPTPTFPIIGHLHLLKPPLYRTFHSLSLKYGPIISLQFGNRLVVVVSSPSLVEECFTKNDIVLANRPQFLIGKYLGYNHTGIGSSRYGDHLRNLRRLCAMEIFSTSRLNMFLSIRKDEIRRLLIKLSENSLQNFAKVELKSKLSELSFNIIMRMVSGKRYFGIDEGEENHEAKLFRDLIKEVLKRAGASNPGDFLPFLRWIDFQNYEKNLAKITAKVDAFLEGLIDEHRAHNKDANTMIDHLLSFQESQPEYYTNEIIKGIILALLNAGTDTSAVTMEWALSHLLNNPEVLEKARAELETQVGTVRLIEEHDLANLPYLHNIILETFRLCPAGPMLVPHESSKDCNIGGYSIPRGTMLLVNAWAIHRDPKVWDDPESFKPERFEGVEIAPSKLLPFGMGRRSCPGAGLAQRVIGVALASLIQSFEWKRIGEDRIDLSEGKGLTMPKAEPLEAMCKARTIINMIVQEDASSA; translated from the exons ATGGAAGGTGTTTGGCTATACTACCTTGCTCTTGcctatattcttttttttctcggGTTCAAGCTTTTATACAAGAGGTCTGTGCCAAACCTCCCACCAAGTCCGACACCGACATTTCCCATCATAGGACATCTTCATCTCCTAAAACCACCACTCTACAGAACTTTCCACAGCCTTTCTCTAAAATATGGTCCCATAATTTCTCTCCAATTCGGCAACCGCCTTGTAGTGGTGGTGTCTTCACCATCACTGGTGGAGGAATGCTTCACCAAGAATGATATCGTGCTCGCCAACCGCCCTCAATTCCTCATAGGCAAATACTTGGGCTACAATCACACCGGCATAGGGAGCTCACGATACGGTGATCATCTGAGGAATCTTCGGCGGTTGTGTGCCATGGAAATATTCTCCACCAGTCGTTTGAACATGTTCTTGTCCATCAGGAAAGACGAAATCAGGCGCTTGCTTATCAAACTGTCTGAAAACTCACTCCAGAATTTTGCCAAGGTTGAATTGAAGTCTAAATTATCTGAGCTCTCGTTCAATATTATTATGAGGATGGTTTCTGGTAAACGATATTTTGGCATAGATGAAGGTGAAGAAAACCATGAAGCAAAGCTGTTTAGGGACCTGATCAAAGAGGTTCTCAAACGTGCTGGTGCATCAAACCCTGGAGATTTTTTGCCATTCTTAAGGTGGATAGATTTCCAGAACTATGAGAAGAACTTGGCTAAAATTACTGCTAAAGTAGATGCTTTCTTGGAGGGATTAATAGATGAGCATCGCGCTCATAACAAAGATGCAAATACGATGATTGATCATCTGCTTTCTTTTCAAGAATCACAGCCAGAGTACTACACCAACGAAATTATTAAGGGCATCATACTG GCCCTGCTCAACGCTGGGACAGACACTTCAGCAGTGACAATGGAATGGGCCTTGTCCCATTTGCTCAATAATCCTGAGGTGTTGGAGAAAGCTAGAGCTGAGCTGGAAACTCAAGTAGGAACTGTTCGATTAATTGAAGAACATGACTTGGCCAATCTTCCTTACCTTCACAACATCATCTTAGAAACTTTTCGATTGTGTCCAGCAGGACCAATGTTAGTACCACATGAGTCGTCTAAGGATTGTAACATTGGAGGATACAGCATTCCGCGAGGCACGATGCTGCTTGTCAATGCCTGGGCAATTCACAGGGATCCTAAAGTTTGGGATGATCCAGAAAGCTTTAAACCTGAAAGATTTGAAGGGGTGGAAATTGCACCCTCGAAGCTGTTGCCCTTTGGGATGGGAAGGCGATCTTGTCCTGGTGCTGGCCTTGCACAGCGGGTGATCGGTGTAGCATTGGCATCTTTGATTCAGAGTTTTGAATGGAAAAGAATTGGTGAGGACAGAATTGATTTGTCTGAAGGGAAAGGATTGACTATGCCCAAAGCTGAGCCATTGGAAGCTATGTGCAAAGCTCGCACCATCATTAACATGATTGTTCAAGAAGATGCATCAAGtgcctaa
- the LOC113760671 gene encoding uncharacterized protein LOC113760671 yields MMKLGRKNTSSTSSHSSLITHVFPISWLSKFKQKKGRSDDPISAKAKEGRQLELSSPSSLSFVRCGEGRFYSRDDDSYWRLSFGEEAEKHTVGLNSEWYNPEDDELGGPADSKSEVMGMAGREVTWKFNDMVSALRNSGVLQEKAGIPLQNDPLRRKKIAEEIEVKTPQQKAAKPHKLRKPERRKLKEKKAERGSKEEEAIMTKSAEKIIFEVYPERIPYTGEDFGESRAPNSVKQPSFSFSNSNLGTIEEDCMSEAKNLEECIALSEKEDEEISLQWKNLKDIKPKEMKSKLEQQRRSVYINRDCQSKRRKSTSRIKSYSPRNTAKIECKIKALEDIKKAKRVKKKTKEKAKGDTTAFDSYAVVKNSYNPQNDFRESMIEMIIEKGIEKPEELEELLACYLTLNYDEYHDLIVKVFRQVWSELNELYLAAVLQNERSRVDYQFLV; encoded by the coding sequence atgatgAAGTTGGGAAGAAAGAATACTTCATCTACTTCATCCCATTCTTCTTTAATCACCCATGTCTTCCCAATTTCTTGGCTCTCAAAGTTTAAGCAAAAGAAGGGCAGGTCTGATGACCCCATATCAGCAAAAGCAAAGGAGGGAAGGCAACTAGAACTGTCATCCCCAAGTTCTTTATCATTTGTTCGCTGTGGAGAGGGTCGGTTCTATAGTCGAGATGATGACTCTTACTGGAGGCTTTCATTTGGGGAGGAAGCAGAGAAGCATACAGTTGGTCTAAATTCTGAGTGGTACAATCCAGAGGATGACGAACTTGGAGGCCCTGCAGATTCTAAATCAGAAGTCATGGGAATGGCCGGAAGAGAAGTTACTTGGAAATTCAATGACATGGTCTCTGCCCTAAGAAACTCAGGTGTTTTGCAAGAAAAGGCAGGTATTCCACTGCAAAATGATCCACTCAGAAGGAAAAAGATCGCTGAGGAAATAGAGGTGAAAACACCACAACAAAAAGCTGCAAAACCTCACAAATTAAGAAAACCAGAGCGAAGGaagttaaaagagaaaaaggcaGAAAGAGGATCTAAGGAAGAAGAGGCGATAATGACCAAATCAGCTGAGAAGATTATATTTGAAGTATACCCAGAAAGGATTCCTTATACTGGAGAAGACTTCGGGGAGTCAAGAGCCCCAAATTCTGTGAAGCAGCCCAGCTTTTCTTTCTCGAACTCCAATCTAGGAACAATTGAAGAGGACTGCATGTCGGAAGCTAAGAATTTGGAGGAATGTATTGCCCTTTCTgaaaaagaagatgaagaaattagtttacagtggaaaaacttgaaggacataaaaccaaaagaaatgaaGTCAAAATTAGAGCAGCAGAGGAGGTCAGTGTACATTAACAGAGATTGCCAGAGTAAAAGAAGGAAATCAACCAGCAGAATCAAATCTTACTCTCCCAGAAATACTGCCAAGATTGAGTGCAAAATCAAGGCTCTAGAGGACATCAAGAAAGCTAAGAGGGtgaaaaagaagacaaaggaGAAAGCAAAAGGAGACACAACAGCCTTTGATAGCTATGCCGTTGTAAAGAATTCATATAATCCACAAAATGACTTCAGGGAATCTATGATTGAGATGATCATAGAGAAAGGCATTGAGAAGCCAGAAGAGCTCGAAGAACTCTTGGCTTGTTATCTGACATTAAATTATGATGAATACCATGACCTAATTGTCAAAGTCTTCAGGCAGGTATGGTCTGAACTGAATGAGCTGTATCTTGCTGCTGTCTTACAGAATGAGCGCTCAAGAGTTGATTATCAATTCCTTGTGTAG